TCTTATACTCCTTGATATAAGGCTTCCTCAAAGAAAGGGAATGAAGGGAAAGATGGATATGGAGGGAGGGTATAAGGTTGCAGAGGCCCTTAAGGATAGAAAAATACCCATAATCTTTACCAGTGTCTATGAGGATGAGGAGGATATAAGAAGGGGGATGGATTTAGGGGCAATAGACTTCTATATAAAACCATTTAGCACAAAGGCATTAGTAGAGAGGATTAGGGAGATACTTCAATGATTGAAGATATTT
The bacterium DNA segment above includes these coding regions:
- a CDS encoding response regulator, with product MKKKILFVEDDYGDRFVPKRKLEKEDFEVVVAETVEDAIDLAEKKNPNLILLDIRLPQRKGMKGKMDMEGGYKVAEALKDRKIPIIFTSVYEDEEDIRRGMDLGAIDFYIKPFSTKALVERIREILQ